The window CTCCACGGGAAGGCCGTGGGTGTCCCAGCCGGCCCGGCGGGGCACGTAGTAGCCCCGCATGGTCTTGTAGCGGGGGAAGAGGTCCTTGTAGCTCCGGGCTTGGGCGTGGCCCACGTGGGGCATGCCGTTGGCGGTGGGAGGGCCTTCGTAGACGGTAAAGCGGGGCCCGCCCTTGCGGTTTTCCACGCTCTTTTCAAAGATGTTTTCCCGCTTCCAGAAGGCCAAAATTTCCTCTTCCAGCGCCGGAAAGTTTGGTTCGCCCACTTCCTTGAACATGCCCACCTCCTAACAAAACGCCCGCGCCCAAAGGCGCGGACGAAAGCGCTCAGGCTTCCGCGGTACCACCGCGCTTCCTGGAAGAAGCCTCCCAGGCCCTCGTTGGGGCGCGATTACGGGCGCCACCCGGCGGGCATTACTCGGGGAACACCCCCTTTCCTCCCGCGGCTCCGGGGTGATCTTCCCGCCTTCCCGCACCGCCGGGCTCCCACCCTCCCCGGCTCGCTGTGGGCTATTGGGAAGGGGTACTCTCCCCATCCTCGCCTTTACAACCTGTGCCCCCTGGGGTAAAATCCCCCGTTGGCGGCTAAGGCCATGCTAGCAGCCTTTCCCCTCCCTTGACAACGCCCCGAAGAGGTCTGCTAGACTCAGGCTAAGCCGGTTCCTTTCCCGCACACAAGGAGCAGGTTATGGAACTTTACCTGGACACCGCCAATCTGGAGGAAATACGGGAGATTGCCGCTTGGGGGGTTCTCTCGGGGGTCACCACCAACCCCACCCTGGTGGCCAAGGAGTTTGCTGCCCGGGGAGAGCGCCTGAGCGAGGAGGGCCTAAGGCACCACCTACGCGCCGTGGCCGAGGCGGCAGGGGGCCCGGTTTCCGCCGAGGTGACGGCCTTGGAGGCTGAGGCCATGGTGGCCGAGGGCAGGCGCCTGGCCGCCATCCACCCCAACATCGTGGTGAAGCTCCCCACCACCGAGGAGGGCCTTAAGGCCTGCAAGCGCTTGTCTGCCGAGGGTATCCGGGTGAACATGACCCTCATCTTCTCCGCCAACCAGGCCCTTTTGGCGGCGAGGGCCGGGGCGGCTTACGTGAGCCCTTTTCTGGGTCGGGTAGACGACATCTCCTGGGACGGGGGGGAGCTTTTGCGGGAGATCGTGGAGATGATCCAGGTGCAGGACCTCCCCGTCAAGGTCATCGCCGCCTCTATCCGCCACCCCCGCCACGTGACGGAGGCCGCCCTTTTGGGGGCGGATATCGCCACCATGCCCCACGCCGTCTTCAAGCAGCTTTTGAAGCACCCCCTCACGGAAATCGGCCTCAAGCGCTTTATGGAGGACTGGGAGAAGGTTAAGCCATGAGGAGAAAAGCTGAAGTCCCCGAAACCCCCCTTACCTACCAGGAGCTGGCCACCAAGATCCTGCCCGAGTTGCACCTCCTGGCCCAGGAAGCGGGGATTGAGAACTACAAGCGGATGAAGAAGGACCAGCTGATCATGGCCCTCCTGGAGCGGCAGACCCAAGGGGAGGGCCTGCAGTTGGTCAAGGGCTATCTGGAGATCAGCCCCGATGGCTACGGCTTCTTGACGGAAAACCTCTACAACCTCGAGTCCCGGGTGGCCATCGTCTCCGCCGGGCTCATCCGCCAGTACGCCCTGAGGAGCGGGGACTACATCGTGGGCCGGGTGCGGCCGCCGCGGGAGAACGAGCGCTACGGCACCCTGCTCAAGGTGGAGGCGGTGAACGACCTGGACCCCGAGGCCGCCAAGAACCGCCCCCGCTTTGACGAGCTCATCCCCCAGTTCCCCGACCGGCAGATCCGGCTGGAAACCACCCCGGATGAGCTTTCCACCCGGGTGATCGATCTCCTCGCCCCCATCGGCCGGGGCCAAAGGGGTCTCATCGTGGCCCCCCCCAAGGCGGGGAAGACCACCCTCCTCAAGAAGATCGCCAACGCCGTTCTCAAGAACGAGCCCGACATCAAGGTCATCGTCCTCCTCATTGACGAGCGCCCGGAGGAGGTCACGGACTTCCGGGAAAGCGTCCAGGGGGCCGAGGTCATCGCCAGCACCTTTGACGAGCCGCCCCAGAACCACATCCGCGTGGCGGAGTTCGTCCACGAGCGGGCCAAGCGCATCGTGGAGGAGGGGGGGCATGTGATGATCCTCCTGGACTCCATCACCCGCCTGGCCCGGGCCAACAACCTGGTGACCCCGCCCACGGGGCGGACGCTTTCGGGCGGCTTGGACTCCGCCGCCCTTTACTTCCCCAAGCGCTTCTTGGGGGCGGCGCGGAACATCCGGGGTGGGGGAAGCCTCACGATTTTGGCCACCGCCTTGGTGGAGACGGGAAGCCGGATGGACGACGTGATCTTTGAGGAGTTCAAGGGCACCGGCAACATGGAGCTCCACCTCTCCCGCCGCCTGGAGGAGCGCCGCATCTTCCCGGCCATAGACATCCTGAAGTCGGGGACGAGGCGGGAGGAGCTCCTTCTGGGCGAGGAGGTGGTGCACAAGATGTGGCTTTTGCGCAAGGTCCTGGCGGACATGGACCCCGCCGAGGCCATGGAGATGCTCCTCGCCCGCTTGGGGCGCACCAAGAGCAACAAGGAGTTCTTGGCTTCCCTGGCGGCCCGTTAAGCGGTTTTTCCCTTGGGGGGCGGGTTTTCCCGCCCCAAAGGCTTTTGCCCCTTGCGCCATGGGGGATGGGGGTTGGTATAATCCCGGCCGAGGTTGGGGTTCCTTTGGGAGGTGAACATTGCGGGTATGGGTAGTTTGGTGTTTTCTTGCGGTTCCCGCCTTGGCTCTTTCCTTCAAGCCCCTTAGCCCCATTCCCCTGCCCGAGGCCCAGGTGGAGGTGGGCCCTTCGGTGCGGAAGGGATGGGTGGTGTATACGGTGCGCCCTGGGGACACCTTGGTGGGCCTCGCCAGCCGCTATGGCGTGGACCCCCGGCACATCATGTGGTCTAGCGGTCTTAAGGATCACAGGCTCCAGGTGGGAGAGCGGCTCCTCATACCTCTGGTGGGAGAGGAGGAGAGGCCGCCCAGGGTGCCTCCGGGGGTGGAGGTGTACCGGGTGCGCCCGGGGGACACCTTGGCGGCCATCGCCAGCCGCTATGGCGTGAGCGTCTTGGACCTGGTTTCCGCCAACCCCTCCTTGGAAAGCTTGGACCGCCTGGTGGCGGGGAGCACCCTGTATATCCCCAAGGGTACCAAGGGACTTCTCCTGACCTTGGAGGAAGGGCAGACCTTGGTGGATCTGGCGAGCCGATTTGGCCTTTCCCCGGTGCGGGTGGCTAAGGCCAACGGGGTGGACAACCCAGCGGAGCTAAAGCCGGGGGACCTGGTCCTCCTGCCCGGAATTCAGGCTAAGACCACTTATCAGACCCTCCTGGCCAAGCAGGAAGCGGAGCGGAAGGCTCGCCTCGAGGCGGAACGGCGCCGCCAAGAAGAGCTCAGGCGCCTGGCGGAGGAGCGCAGGAGGCAGCAGGCTTTGGCCCAGGCCCAGGCACGGCGGCAGCAGGCCCAAGCGGCCAGGCCCCAGGTGCGCCGGGTGAGCTACCAGGAGGGGGGAATGCGATGGCCTTTGGCCGGGGGGTTCCGCATTACCACCTACTTCGGCCAGCGGGGGGTCTTCCAGCGCTACCACACCGGCATAGATCTGGCAGCCCCTTACGGCACCCCTATCTTGGCCGCCAAGAGCGGCCAGGTGGAGGTGGCGGGTTGGAGCTCCGTGGGCTACGGCTTCCACGTGGTCTTGGACCACGGGGGCGGGGTGGAAACCCTCTACGCCCACATGTCCCGCATCGCCGTGCGGCCCGGAGCGTGGGTGGAGGCGGGGGAGGTGATCGGCTACGTGGGCTCCACGGGCTGGTCCACCGGGCCCCACCTGCACTTTGAGGTGCGGGTGGGCGGGGTGGCGCGTAACCCCTTGAGCTACCTGCCTTAGGGCAGGGCTTTACCGGCCGGGGGCGTGGGGCCCCCGGCTTTGTGGCGAAGGTAGCTTGACCCCGCAGGGGGTAAGCTAGAGGATGGAGGGCGGGATGGAGAAGGGAACCTTCCAGATCAAGACGGGCTTCGCCGAGATGTTCAAGGGCGGGGTGATCATGGACGTGACCACTCCGGAGCAGGCGGTGATCGCCGAGGAAGCGGGGGCGGTGGCGGTGATGGCCCTAGAGCGGGTCCCTGCCGACATCCGCGCCCAGGGGGGCGTGGCCCGCATGTCCGACCCCAAGGTCATCAAGGAGATCATGGCTGCGGTGTCCATCCCCGTGATGGCCAAGGTGCGCATCGGCCACTTCGTGGAGGCCATGATCCTCGAGGCCATTGGGGTGGACTTCATCGACGAGTCCGAGGTCCTCACCCCTGCGGACGAGGAACACCACATCGACAAGTGGAAGTTCAAGGTGCCCTTCGTGAACGGGGCCCGGGATTTGGGGGAGGCGCTTCGCCGCATCGCCGAAGGAGCGGCCATGATCCGCACCAAGGGGGAGGCGGGCACGGGCAACGTGGTGGAGGCGGTGCGCCACGCCCGCACCATGTGGAAGCAGATCCGTTACGTCCAGTCCCTGCGGGAGGACGAGCTCATGGCCTACGCCAAGGAGATCGGGGCGCCTTTGGAGCTCGTGCGTTGGGTGCACGAGCACGGCCGGCTGCCCGTGGTGAACTTCGCCGCAGGCGGCATCGCCACCCCCGCCGACGCCGCGCTCATGATGCACCTAGGGATGGACGGGGTCTTCGTGGGGAGCGGCATCTTCAAGTCCGGAGACCCCAAGAAGCGGGCCCGGGCCATCGTGCGGGCGGTGACCCACTACAACGACCCCGAGGTCCTGGCGGAGGTGAGTGAGGACCTGGGCGAGCCCATGGTGGGCATCAACCTGGACCAGCTCAAAGAAGAGGAGCGCCTGGCTAAGAGGGGGTGGTAAAGTGGCGGAGGCGGTGTGCGGGGTCTATGAGATCCACCCGGAACGGGTGGAGCTGGCCCGCGCCGCCCTGCCCGGGGAGGAGGTGTTGCGGGAGGCTTCCCTCCTCCTCAAGGCCCTTTCCGACCCCACCCGCATGCGCCTTCTCCTCGCCTTGAAGGCGGCGGGGGAGCTTTGCGTGTGCGACCTGGCCCTTTTGGCGGGGGTGTCGGTTTCGGCGGTGAGCCACCAGCTTAGGCTTTTGCGCCAGGCCCGCCTGGTGGCCTTCCGCCGTGAGGGGAAGCAGGTCTACTACCGCCTCCAGGACGAGCACGTGGCGGGCCTTTTGGAGGAGGCCTTGGCCCACGCAGTAGAAAACACTTGAGCAAACATTCAAGTGATGGTACCCTGGGGGCATGGAGGCTCCCAGGGTACACATTTTCCGCGTGGAGGGTATGGACTGCGCTGACTGCGCCCGCAAGGTGGAAGGCGCCTTACGGGAGGTGCCCGGGGTGGTCCAGGCCCAGGTGAGCTTTGCCAGCGGCAAGGCCTACCTGCACCTGGCGACGCCCGAGGCGGCGGAAGTGGCTAGAAGGCGGGTGGAGGCCTTGGGCTACCGCCTGCGCCCACAGGGAGAGGCGCTTTCCCGCCTACCGGGGCCCTGGCCTTGGGCCTTGGCCTCGGGGGGGCTTTTGCTCCTCGCCTTCCTTCTTGCCCCGGTCTGGGGTTCTTGGCCTTACACCCTAAGCGCCTTGGTGGGCCTGGGGCCCCTTTTGCGGCGGGCCCTCGCCTCCTTCCGCCAGAACCCCTTTAGCATCCAGGCCTTGGTGAGCCTGGCCACCCTGGGGGCCTTGGCCATAGGGGCGGAGGCGGAAGCGGCGGCGGTGGTCTTCCTCTTTTTGGTGGGGGAGGTCCTCGAGGCCCAGGCCCTGGGCCAGGCGCGACGGGCCCTTTTCACCCTGGGAAGCCTCTTGCCCAAACGGGCTCTGCGCCTGGCCCAGGGGGGCTTGGAGGAGGTGCCCCTGGAGGCCCTTAAGGTGGGGGACCGGGTGCGGGTGCCCCCTGGGGAGCGGGTGCCCGCGGACGGGGTAGTCCGGGAAGGGCGGGCCTTCCTCGAGGAGGCGGCCTTCACCGGGGAGCCCTTGCCCCGGGAGGCGGCTTCTGGGGACCTGGTCTACGGGGGAAGCCTAGTGCGGGAGGGGAGCCTGGTGGTGGAGGTGCTCCGCTCCCCCGGGGAGGGCTTCTTGAAGGAGATGGAGCGCCTGGCGGAGGAGGCTCTCCTCCGGAAAAGCCAGGTGGAGCGCTTCATGGACGCCTTCGCCCGCCGCTATACCCCCTTGGTCCTCACCCTCGCCCTTTTTGTGGGGCTTGTCCTACCCCTTTTCCAAGGGGACTTCCTGGGCCACCTCTACCGGGCCCTGGCCCTCCTCCTCATTGCCTGCCCCTGCGCCTTGGTGGTGTCCGTGCCGGCGGCCATCGCCGCTGGGGTGGCCCGGGGAGCCAGGAGGGGAGTGCTTTTTAAAAGTGGGGCGGCTTTGGAGGCGCTTGCGCGGGTACGGCACCTGGCCCTGGACAAGACCGGAACCCTCACCTGGGGCAGGCCACGCCTGGTTCGGGTGGTGGCCTTTGGGGTGGGGGAGGAGGAGGCCTTGGCTTTGGCCAAGGCGGTGGCCGAGGGCTCGGGGCATCCCTTGGCCAAGGCGGTGCGGGAGGCAGAAGGGCCGAAGGCGCTCCCGGCCCAAGGCCACCGGGCCGAGCCGGGCCTGGGGGCCTTCGCCTGGGTGGAGGGAAGGGAGGTAGGCCTGGTGCGGCCGGAGGCCGTGGCCCTTTCCCCGGAGGTGGAGGGGGCGGTGCGGGCCCTTTCCCAAGAAGGCTATAGCCTTTCCCTCCTGGTGGAGGGGGCTAGGCCCCTTGCCCTTCTCGCCTTCCAAGACACCCCTAGGGAGGAGGCGCAAGCGGCCTTGGCGGCATTGCGCGCCTTGGGGCTTAGGCTCCACCTCCTCACCGGGGACCGGGCGGAGGCGGCCTTGGCCCTGGGAAAGGCCCTGGGGCTAAGGCCCGAGGAGATCCGTCCGGGGCTTTCCCCCTTAGAAAAGCTCCGAGCGGTGGAGGCGCTAGCCCAGGAGGGGGGCGTGGCCATGGGGGGGGATGGGGTGAACGATGCTCCCGCCCTGGCCCGGGCCACCGTGGGCCTGGCGGTGGCGGAGGGGACGGAGGCGGCCATGAAGGCGGCCGACGTGGGGCTTCTTTCCCTCTCCGCCTTGCCCCTGGCCTTCCGCCTCAGCCGCCGGACGCTGGCTGTGGTGCGGCAGAACGTCTTTTTGGCCCTGGGGCTTAAGGGCCTTTTCCTCCTTACCTCCACCTTGGGCCTAACTGGGCTCTGGCCTGCGGTGCTGGCGGATAGCGGGGCCCTGCTCCTAGTGACCCTGAATAGCCTCCGCCTCCTGGCGGACCGCCTTGACAGGCCCCTGCCTTAGGACGAGGATGAGGGGCGTGGTTGGCGTACTGGCGCTACAAGGGGATTTTCGCGAGCACAAGGAGGCCCTAAAACCGCTTGGCCTCGAGGCCAAGGAGGTGCGGAAGCCCGAGCACCTTCAGGGCTTAAAGGGCCTCATCGTCCCTGGGGGGGAGTCCACCACCATCGGTAAGCTGGCCCGGGAGTACGGGATAGAAGAGGCGGTACGTAAGCGGGTAGAGGAGGGCTCCTTGGCCCTTTTTGGCACCTGCGCCGGGGCCATCTGGCTGGCCAAGGAGATCCTGGGCTACCCAGAGCAGCCCCGCCTGGGGGTGCTCCACGTGGCGGTGGAGCGCAACGCCTTTGGCCGCCAGGTGGAGAGCTTTGAGGAAGACCTTCAGGTCAAGGGCTTTACCGAGCCCTTTCGCGGGGTCTTCATCCGCGCCCCCGTGTTCCGCCGGCTAGGGGAAGGGGTGGAGGTGCTGGCGGAGCTCAACGGCCTCCCGGTCTTGGTACGCCAGGGGAAAATCCTGGCCAGCGCCTTCCACCCCGAACTCACCCAGGACCTACGGGTTCACCGTTACTTCCTGGAGCTCGCTGGCCTTTAAGGCCACATGCGGGTGTACATGCGGGGGAAGGGAATGGCTTCCCGCACATGGGCCAGGCCGCAAATCCAGGCCACGGTGCGCTCCAGGCCAAGCCCAAAGCCCGCATGGGGCACGCTGCCGAAGCGGCGGAGGTCCAGGTACCACCCGTAGACCTCCTCGGGGAGGCCGAACTCCTGGATCTTCCGCCTCAGGAGTTCCAGGTCGTGGATCCTTTGGCTTCCCCCGATGATCTCCCCATAGCCCTCGGGGGCTAGGAGGTCGTCGTTCAGGACGAGCTCGGGGTCCTCGGGGTCCGGTTGCATATAAAAGGCCTTGATGCGGGCGGGATAGCGCTCCACGAAGACGGGGCGGTCAAACTGGCGGCTGAGGGCGGTCTCGTGAGGGGCGCCGAAGTCCTCGCCGTAGGGCAGGGGGGGCACCTCCGGGTCCTCCTGGTGCAAGCGGTTCACCAGGGCCACCGCCTCCTTGTAGCTGAGGCGGGGATAGTTCCCTTGGGCGGCGGGCTCTAGGGCCTTGGGGTCGCGGCCGAGCATTTCGAGCTCCCGGGCGCGGCGGTCCAGCACCCGGGCCACCAGGTAGCTCACCAGCTCCTCCTGCAGGGCCATGTTCTCCTCGTGGGTCATGAAGGCCACCTCGGGCTCCACCATCCAGAACTCCAAAAGGTGGCGCCGGGTCTTGGAGCGCTCGGCGCGGAAGGTGGGGCCGAAGGTGTAGACCTTGGCGTAGGCCAAGGCCCCGGCCTCGGCGTAGAGCTGGCCAGATTGGGAGAGGTACGCTTTTTCCCCGTCAAAGAGCTCCACCTCAAAGAGCTCCGTGGTGCCCTCCACGGCGCTTGGGGTGAGGATGGGGGCGTCGAAGCGCAGGAACCCCCGTTGGCCAAAGAAGTCGTGGATGGCCCGCTCCAGCTCGTCCCGGATGCGCATCACGGCGAAGGGGCGGCGGTGGCGAAGCCAGAGGTGGCGGTGGTCCATGAGGAAATCGATGCCGTGCTCCTTAGGGCCGATGGGGTACTCCCCTTGGGGTAGGCTCACCACCTCTATGCCCCTCACCGCAAGCTCGTAGCCCCCGGGCGCCCTGGGGTCTTCCCGCACCAGGCCATAGACCTTTAGGGCGGTTTCCTGGGGCAGGCGGTCCGCTTGGGCGAAGACCTCCTCCGGCACCTCCCCTTTGACCACCGTGGCCTGGAGGAAGCCGGTACCGTCCCGGAGGACGAGGAAGTGAATCTTACCCTTGGAACGCTTCTGGTAGAGCCAGCCCCGTAGCTCCACTTCC is drawn from Thermus sp. LT1-2-5 and contains these coding sequences:
- the pdxS gene encoding pyridoxal 5'-phosphate synthase lyase subunit PdxS; protein product: MEKGTFQIKTGFAEMFKGGVIMDVTTPEQAVIAEEAGAVAVMALERVPADIRAQGGVARMSDPKVIKEIMAAVSIPVMAKVRIGHFVEAMILEAIGVDFIDESEVLTPADEEHHIDKWKFKVPFVNGARDLGEALRRIAEGAAMIRTKGEAGTGNVVEAVRHARTMWKQIRYVQSLREDELMAYAKEIGAPLELVRWVHEHGRLPVVNFAAGGIATPADAALMMHLGMDGVFVGSGIFKSGDPKKRARAIVRAVTHYNDPEVLAEVSEDLGEPMVGINLDQLKEEERLAKRGW
- the pdxT gene encoding pyridoxal 5'-phosphate synthase glutaminase subunit PdxT, with the protein product MRGVVGVLALQGDFREHKEALKPLGLEAKEVRKPEHLQGLKGLIVPGGESTTIGKLAREYGIEEAVRKRVEEGSLALFGTCAGAIWLAKEILGYPEQPRLGVLHVAVERNAFGRQVESFEEDLQVKGFTEPFRGVFIRAPVFRRLGEGVEVLAELNGLPVLVRQGKILASAFHPELTQDLRVHRYFLELAGL
- a CDS encoding cation-translocating P-type ATPase, whose protein sequence is MEAPRVHIFRVEGMDCADCARKVEGALREVPGVVQAQVSFASGKAYLHLATPEAAEVARRRVEALGYRLRPQGEALSRLPGPWPWALASGGLLLLAFLLAPVWGSWPYTLSALVGLGPLLRRALASFRQNPFSIQALVSLATLGALAIGAEAEAAAVVFLFLVGEVLEAQALGQARRALFTLGSLLPKRALRLAQGGLEEVPLEALKVGDRVRVPPGERVPADGVVREGRAFLEEAAFTGEPLPREAASGDLVYGGSLVREGSLVVEVLRSPGEGFLKEMERLAEEALLRKSQVERFMDAFARRYTPLVLTLALFVGLVLPLFQGDFLGHLYRALALLLIACPCALVVSVPAAIAAGVARGARRGVLFKSGAALEALARVRHLALDKTGTLTWGRPRLVRVVAFGVGEEEALALAKAVAEGSGHPLAKAVREAEGPKALPAQGHRAEPGLGAFAWVEGREVGLVRPEAVALSPEVEGAVRALSQEGYSLSLLVEGARPLALLAFQDTPREEAQAALAALRALGLRLHLLTGDRAEAALALGKALGLRPEEIRPGLSPLEKLRAVEALAQEGGVAMGGDGVNDAPALARATVGLAVAEGTEAAMKAADVGLLSLSALPLAFRLSRRTLAVVRQNVFLALGLKGLFLLTSTLGLTGLWPAVLADSGALLLVTLNSLRLLADRLDRPLP
- the asnS gene encoding asparagine--tRNA ligase; amino-acid sequence: MRVFIDEIAQHSGQEVELRGWLYQKRSKGKIHFLVLRDGTGFLQATVVKGEVPEEVFAQADRLPQETALKVYGLVREDPRAPGGYELAVRGIEVVSLPQGEYPIGPKEHGIDFLMDHRHLWLRHRRPFAVMRIRDELERAIHDFFGQRGFLRFDAPILTPSAVEGTTELFEVELFDGEKAYLSQSGQLYAEAGALAYAKVYTFGPTFRAERSKTRRHLLEFWMVEPEVAFMTHEENMALQEELVSYLVARVLDRRARELEMLGRDPKALEPAAQGNYPRLSYKEAVALVNRLHQEDPEVPPLPYGEDFGAPHETALSRQFDRPVFVERYPARIKAFYMQPDPEDPELVLNDDLLAPEGYGEIIGGSQRIHDLELLRRKIQEFGLPEEVYGWYLDLRRFGSVPHAGFGLGLERTVAWICGLAHVREAIPFPRMYTRMWP
- the rho gene encoding transcription termination factor Rho; amino-acid sequence: MRRKAEVPETPLTYQELATKILPELHLLAQEAGIENYKRMKKDQLIMALLERQTQGEGLQLVKGYLEISPDGYGFLTENLYNLESRVAIVSAGLIRQYALRSGDYIVGRVRPPRENERYGTLLKVEAVNDLDPEAAKNRPRFDELIPQFPDRQIRLETTPDELSTRVIDLLAPIGRGQRGLIVAPPKAGKTTLLKKIANAVLKNEPDIKVIVLLIDERPEEVTDFRESVQGAEVIASTFDEPPQNHIRVAEFVHERAKRIVEEGGHVMILLDSITRLARANNLVTPPTGRTLSGGLDSAALYFPKRFLGAARNIRGGGSLTILATALVETGSRMDDVIFEEFKGTGNMELHLSRRLEERRIFPAIDILKSGTRREELLLGEEVVHKMWLLRKVLADMDPAEAMEMLLARLGRTKSNKEFLASLAAR
- a CDS encoding metalloregulator ArsR/SmtB family transcription factor, giving the protein MAEAVCGVYEIHPERVELARAALPGEEVLREASLLLKALSDPTRMRLLLALKAAGELCVCDLALLAGVSVSAVSHQLRLLRQARLVAFRREGKQVYYRLQDEHVAGLLEEALAHAVENT
- the fsa gene encoding fructose-6-phosphate aldolase → MELYLDTANLEEIREIAAWGVLSGVTTNPTLVAKEFAARGERLSEEGLRHHLRAVAEAAGGPVSAEVTALEAEAMVAEGRRLAAIHPNIVVKLPTTEEGLKACKRLSAEGIRVNMTLIFSANQALLAARAGAAYVSPFLGRVDDISWDGGELLREIVEMIQVQDLPVKVIAASIRHPRHVTEAALLGADIATMPHAVFKQLLKHPLTEIGLKRFMEDWEKVKP
- a CDS encoding peptidoglycan DD-metalloendopeptidase family protein; amino-acid sequence: MALSFKPLSPIPLPEAQVEVGPSVRKGWVVYTVRPGDTLVGLASRYGVDPRHIMWSSGLKDHRLQVGERLLIPLVGEEERPPRVPPGVEVYRVRPGDTLAAIASRYGVSVLDLVSANPSLESLDRLVAGSTLYIPKGTKGLLLTLEEGQTLVDLASRFGLSPVRVAKANGVDNPAELKPGDLVLLPGIQAKTTYQTLLAKQEAERKARLEAERRRQEELRRLAEERRRQQALAQAQARRQQAQAARPQVRRVSYQEGGMRWPLAGGFRITTYFGQRGVFQRYHTGIDLAAPYGTPILAAKSGQVEVAGWSSVGYGFHVVLDHGGGVETLYAHMSRIAVRPGAWVEAGEVIGYVGSTGWSTGPHLHFEVRVGGVARNPLSYLP